In the Oncorhynchus gorbuscha isolate QuinsamMale2020 ecotype Even-year linkage group LG05, OgorEven_v1.0, whole genome shotgun sequence genome, one interval contains:
- the LOC124035409 gene encoding basic proline-rich protein-like, producing the protein MIPVVQASFCLACPRSPSLVLQGARIPSVTPALLPLPGAAGRQSTFCHACARSPSLVLQGARLLSVTPASTPPPWCCRAPGFFLSRLLPLPLPGRQATFCHACPAPLPGAAGRQASSCHACFCSPSLVLQGARLPFVMPAPAPLPGAAGRQAHACSPPPPWSRLHLLLPSPVLQGARLPFCHACTRSPSLVLQGARLPFCHAYSLSPSLVLQGAKLPSVTPAPAPPPWCCRAPGYLLSHLSPLPLPGAAGCQASFCLACPRSRSPSLVLQGARLHFCHACTRSPSLVLQGARLPFCHAYSLSPSLVLQGAKLPSVTPAPAPPPWCCRAPSYLLSRLPPLPLPGAAGRQATFCHACSRSPSLVLQGTRLLSVTPAPAPPPWCCRVPGFLLSRLPPLPLPGAAGRQASFCHACSRSPSLVLQGARLLSVTPAPAPPPWCCRAPGYLLSRLRPLPLPGAAGHQASFCHACSRSPSLVLQGARLPSVSLAPAPPPWCCRAPGFFLSRLLPLPLPGAAGRQASFCHACPRSPSLVLQGARLLSVTPAPAPPPWCCRAPGFFLPRLLPLPLPGAAGRQASFCLACPRSPSLVLQGARLPSVTPAYRSPSLVLQGARLPSVSLAPAPPPWCCRAPGYLLSRLRPLPLPGAAGHQASFCHACPRSPSLVLQGARLLSVTPASAPPPWCCRAPGFFHSRLLPLPLPGAAGHQASFCHACPRSPSLVLQGARLPFCHSCSRSPSLVLQGARLPFCHACSLSPSPVLQGTRLPFVTPAPAPPPWCCRAPGFFLSRLRPLPLPGAAGRQASFIHACSRSSSLVLQGTRLPFVMPAPAPPPWPQPDRQVPMPQPARQALLPLPVRLSGSPGGTPGGAPREEGYCHACP; encoded by the exons atgatccctgttgtacaggcttccttctgtcTCGCCTGCCcccgctccccctccctggtGCTGCAGGGCGCCAGAATACCTTCTGTCACGCCTGCactgctccccctccctggtgCTGCAGGGCGCCAGTCTACCTTCTGTCACGCCTGCGcccgctccccctccctggtGCTGCAGGGCGCCAGGCTTCTTTCTGTCACGCCTGCTTCCACTCCCCCTCCCTGGTGCTGCAGGGCGCCAGGCTTCtttctgtcacgcctgctcccactccccctccctg GGCGCCAGGCTACCTTCTGTCACGCCTGCCCCGCTCCCCTCCCTGGTGCTGCAGGGCGCCAGGCTTCTTCCTGTCACGCCTGTttctgctccccctccctggtgCTGCAGGGCGCCAGGCTACCTTTTGTCATGCCTGCACCCGCTCCCCTCCCTGGTGCTGCAGGGCGCCAGGCTCACGCctgctcccctccccctccctggtcACGCCTGCACCTTCTGCTCCCCTCCCCGGTGCTGCAGGGCGCCAGGCTACCCTTCTGTCACGCCTGCAcccgctccccctccctggtGCTGCAGGGTGCCAGGCTACCCTTCTGTCACGcctactccctctccccctccctggtgCTGCAGGGCGCCAAGCTACCTTCTGTCACGCCTGCCcccgctccccctccctggtGCTGCAGGGCACCAGGCTACCTTTTGTCACACCTGTCcccgctccccctccctggtGCTGCAGGGTGCCAGGCTTCCTTCTGTCTCGCTTGCCCCcgctcccgctccccctccctggtGCTGCAGGGCGCCAGGCTACACTTCTGTCACGCCTGCAcccgctccccctccctggtGCTGCAGGGCGCCAGGCTACCCTTCTGTCACGcctactccctctccccctccctggtgCTGCAGGGCGCCAAGCTACCTTCTGTCACGCCTGCCcccgctccccctccctggtGCTGCAGGGCGCCAAGCTACCTTCTGTCACGCCTgcccccactccccctccctggTGCTGCAGGGCGCCAGGCTACcttctgtcacgcctgctcccgctccccctccctggtGCTGCAGGGCACCAGGCTTCtttctgtcacgcctgctcccgctccccctccctggtGCTGCAGGGTGCCAGGCTTCCTTCTGTCTCGCTTGCCcccgctccccctccctggtGCTGCAGGGCGCCAGGCTTCtttctgtcacgcctgctcccgctccccctccctggtGCTGCAGGGCGCCAGGCTTCtttctgtcacgcctgctcccgctccccctccctggtGCTGCAGGGCGCCAGGCTACCTTCTGTCACGCCTGCGcccgctccccctccctggtGCTGCAGGGCACCAGGCTTCtttctgtcacgcctgctcccgctccccctccctggtGCTGCAGGGTGCCAGGCTTCCTTCTGTCTCGCTTGCCcccgctccccctccctggtGCTGCAGGGCGCCAGGCTTCtttctgtcacgcctgctcccgctcccccttCCTGGTGCTGCAGGGCGCCAGGCTTCTTTCTGTCACGCCTGCCcccgctccccctccctggtGCTGCAGGGCGCCAGGCTTCTTTCTGTCACGCCTGCGcccgctccccctccctggtGCTGCAGGGCGCCAGGCTTCTTTCTGCCACGcctgctccctctccccctccctggtgCTGCAGGGCGCCAGGCTTCCTTCTGTCTCGCCTGCCcccgctccccctccctggtGCTGCAGGGCGCCAGGCTACCTTCTGTCACGCCTGCCTACCGCTCCCCCTCCCTGGTGCTGCAGGGTGCCAGGCTTCCTTCTGTCTCGCTTGCCcccgctccccctccctggtGCTGCAGGGCGCCAGGCTACCTTCTGTCACGCCTGCGcccgctccccctccctggtGCTGCAGGGCACCAGGCTTCTTTCTGTCACGCCTGCCcccgctccccctccctggtGCTGCAGGGCGCCAGGCTTCTTTCTGTCACGCCTGCTTCCGCTCCCCCTCCCTGGTGCTGCAGGGCGCCAGGCTTCTTTCattcacgcctgctcccgctccctctccctgGTGCTGCAGGGCATCAGGCTTCTTTCTGTCACGCCTGCCcccgctccccctccctggtGCTGCAGGGCGCCAGGCTACCCTTCTGTCATtcctgctcccgctccccctccctggtGCTGCAGGGCGCCAGGCTACCCTTCTGTCacgcctgctctctctccccctccccggtGCTGCAGGGCACCAGGCTACCttttgtcacgcctgctcccgctccccctccctggtGCTGCAGGGCGCCAGGCTTCTTTCTGTCACGCCTGCGCCCGCTCCCTCTCCCTGGTGCTGCAGGGCGCCAGGCTTCTTTCattcacgcctgctcccgctcctcCTCCCTGGTGCTGCAGGGCACCAGGCTACCTTTTGTCATGCCTGCCcccgctccccctccctg GCCTCAGCCAGATCGTCAGGTTCctatgcctcagccggctcgccaGGCTCTCTTGCCTCTGCCGGTTCGTCTGTCAGGCTCACCAGGTGGGACGCCGGGTGGTGCCCCTAGAGaggaggggtactgtcacgcctgcCCCTGA
- the mex3b gene encoding RNA-binding protein MEX3B, with translation MPSSLFAEMERNGSNQENALDDQRALQLALDQLSLLGLDNDENGLYDNESSRKKSVNMTECVPVPSSEHVAEIVGRQGCKIKALRAKTNTYIKTPVRGEEPVFVVTGRREDVAMARREIISAAEHFSMIRASRNKNTSINGTTGGGTPAPGPPNLPGQTTIQVRVPYRVVGLVVGPKGATIKRIQQTTHTYIVTPSRDKEPVFEVTGMPENVDRAREEIEAHITMRTGGLIELQDENDFHANGTDVGFDIHGHPTLWSKPSNPQSTATTSGRKPFSNYRNDSSSSLGSASTDSYFGTNSGSRMADYSPPSPALSYTASNGNNNNNNLNINTNGNGFVYGGDVISPDCTDMTFSDTSPGFNPTPAPPGLLWSQYERGMTPSSSSSSSPTSTSSAIYPSANASTNANGMATSQRRMNGGCTPQPRLSPPLQNNHAGGPTDHPLARRVRSDPGGGPRCFHGYPSSNGMASLPGPHLPGVPCDSSASSSSSSSSTSRKGSRDCSLCFESEVIAALVPCGHNLFCMECANRICQRSEPKCPVCHTGVTQAIRIFS, from the exons ATGCCTAGCTCACTGTTCGCCGAGATGGAGAGGAATGGGAGCAACCAGGAGAACGCCCTGGACGACCAGAGAGCCCTGCAGTTAGCCCTGGACCAGCTCTCCTTGCTCGGCTTGGACAACGACGAGAACGGGCTATATGACAACGAGTCTAGCCGGAAAAAGAGTGTCAATATGACCGAATGTGTCCCCGTGCCTAGTTCGGAGCATGTAGCTGAAATCGTCGGCAGACAAG GATGCAAAATCAAAGCCCTACGAGCCAAGACCAACACCTACATCAAGACGCCCGTGCGTGGCGAGGAGCCGGTGTTCGTGGTGACCGGGAGGAGGGAAGACGTCGCTATGGCAAGGAGAGAGATCATCTCTGCGGCTGAGCACTTCTCCATGATCCGGGCCTCCCGGAACAAGAACACAAGCATCAACGGGACAACGGGAGGTGGTACCCCGGCCCCTGGACCCCCCAACCTACCAGGCCAGACCACCATCCAAGTCCGGGTTCCTTACAGGGTTGTTGGGCTGGTCGTGGGTCCCAAGGGGGCCACCATCAAGCGCATCCAGCAGACAACCCACACCTACATCGTGACTCCCAGCCGGGACAAGGAGCCCGTGTTCGAGGTGACGGGCATGCCTGAGAACGTGGACCGTGCTCGGGAGGAGATCGAGGCCCACATCACCATGCGGACTGGTGGCCTCATTGAGCTCCAGGATGAGAACGACTTCCATGCCAATGGCACGGACGTCGGGTTTGACATTCATGGCCACCCCACCCTATGGTCCAAGCCCAGTAACCCGCAGAGCACTGCCACCACTTCGGGACGCAAACCTTTCTCCAACTACCGCAACGACTCATCATCCTCCCTGGGCAGCGCGTCCACAGACTCCTACTTCGGCACCAACAGCGGCTCGCGCATGGCGGACTACAGCCCCCCCTCCCCAGCGCTCAGCTACACCGCCAGCAacggcaacaacaacaacaacaacctgaacATCAACACCAACGGGAATGGCTTTGTCTATGGTGGCGACGTCATCTCGCCCGACTGCACTGACATGACCTTCAGCGACACCTCGCCTGGGTTCAACCCCACGCCGGCCCCGCCCGGCCTCCTCTGGTCCCAGTACGAGCGGGGGAtgactccctcctcctcatcctccagctcccctacctccacctcctctgCCATCTACCCATCAGCCAATGCTTCCACGAACGCCAACGGGATGGCGACGAGCCAGAGGAGGATGAACGGCGGCTGTACCCCCCAGCCCCGCCTGTCCCCACCCCTCCAAAACAACCACGCCGGAGGACCCACCGATCACCCCCTGGCCCGGAGAGTCCGCAGCGACCCAGGAGGAGGCCCCCGGTGCTTCCACGGGTACCCCAGCTCCAACGGCATGGCCTCTCTGCCCGGGCCCCACCTCCCCGGGGTGCCCTGCGactcctcagcctcctcttcatcctcttcctcctccaccagccGAAAGGGCAGCCGCGACTGCTCCTTGTGCTTTGAGAGCGAGGTAATTGCAGCTCTGGTGCCCTGTGGCCACAACCTGTTCTGTATGGAGTGTGCCAACCGCATCTGCCAGAGGAGTGAGCCCAAATGCCCCGTGTGCCACACAGGGGTCACTCAGGCCATACGTATATTTTCATAA